Genomic window (Kosakonia sp. BYX6):
CGTCGCGAAGCGCGGGAAAATGCTTTCGAAAGCGATCAACATTATCGATAACGGTTTGCGCGCCGCCCTTGACCATGAAAGAGGCAAAGGCATTGCCGCCGATCTGGAACAGATGTACGAATATATGTCGCGTACTTTATTAGAAGCGAATTTACGCAACGATCCTGAGCCGTTGAAACATGTCGACAGCTTATTATTGAAACTGGCTGCGACCTGGAAGGAAATAGAACCAGTACAAAAACGGGTGCGCTATGGCTGAAATTATTCTTCGTTACTACCGCGAATTGTACGAAATGAATTTGACAATTCTGGACATGGCAAAACAAGAGCGTTGGGATGATTTTGTCGAGGTCGCATCACGTTATGTCATTAAGAAACAAGACATCTTTAATAACAGTACGGATGCGCTTTCGGCCAGTGAAAAAGAGGAGCTGAAAGGACTGTTAAAACAGTTACTCGATAATGAAGCTGAAATCACCCGCAATTTACGGGCGCGTCTTGATACGTTAAAGCAGAATTTATCTTCTATCCATCGTGGTGCCCGGTGCAGCCAACTTTATACTCTTCATCAAGCCCCTTCATTACATTGACGATATTAAAAAGGCTATCGGTCCATTCCTGACCCATAGCCTTTTTTATTTTCTCAACGATAATTCACGGTTAATTGATTACGCACCACGTTCAGGGGGGGCTGTAGTTGACCGATGCGATTAACAACATAAATAAAACGAAACTCACCGACAGCAGAGAGCGGAATATTCACGCGCCGCTGGCCAGTAAGAGAAGGCAGGACAAGACATTTGTCGATGCGACAAAGCTTGATTTGCAGCCCCGGCGGGGGAGGCGAGAGCAGCGTAATGCGCCAGGAAAAACGCGCAAGCCGCGCGGAAGAGGGAATATCGTCGGGGGAGAACAGCGGGCGGGAACGCAGAACCTGTTTACCCGTACTGACACTGCCGCCTGCGCTTGTGGCGCTCCAGGCGCCTTCTTTAGCAGCAACCGCTGCTGGCAGAACCAGCAGCGTGCAGAGTAATAACAACGCGCGTTTCATCAATTGGTGCCGATGACGGCGGTCATTTGCACCGTTTTGTTGTCGGTGATTTCCATGGTCGAGAGCACGCCAAGCTGCGGGAAAACGCGGCGCAGGAAGCGAGACACCATGGTACGCAGCGCCGGGTTCACTAAGACGACCGGCGAAACGCCCAGCGCCTGCTGTTCGGTAATGGCGCGATCGGCCTGGCGCATCAGGTTTTCCGCAATTCCCGGCTCAATGGCGCTGCCGCTTTGCAGGGACTGAATCAGCAGTTTTTCCAGCGCGCTATCAAGGCCAATCACTTTGATGTCCTTATCATTGCGGAACCACTGCGCGGTAATTGCACGGCCCAGACGCACGCGCACTTGCGACGTCAACTCGTCCGGATCGCTCTGGATCGGCGCATATTCCGCCAGCGTATCGATGATGGTGCGCATATCGCGGATCGACACGCGCTCCGACAACAGGTTCTGCAACACTTTGTGGAACAGCGTCACGGAGATCACGCCCGGAATCAGATCTTCCACCAGCTTCGGCATCTCTTTGGTGATGCGATCGAGAAGCTG
Coding sequences:
- a CDS encoding flagellar protein FlhE, encoding MKRALLLLCTLLVLPAAVAAKEGAWSATSAGGSVSTGKQVLRSRPLFSPDDIPSSARLARFSWRITLLSPPPPGLQIKLCRIDKCLVLPSLTGQRRVNIPLSAVGEFRFIYVVNRIGQLQPPLNVVRNQLTVNYR
- the fliS gene encoding flagellar export chaperone FliS, giving the protein MYTSQGPQAYAQVSLQSKLAGATPHQLISMLFDGAHSAILQAAIYFENGNVAKRGKMLSKAINIIDNGLRAALDHERGKGIAADLEQMYEYMSRTLLEANLRNDPEPLKHVDSLLLKLAATWKEIEPVQKRVRYG
- the fliT gene encoding flagellar protein FliT, which gives rise to MAEIILRYYRELYEMNLTILDMAKQERWDDFVEVASRYVIKKQDIFNNSTDALSASEKEELKGLLKQLLDNEAEITRNLRARLDTLKQNLSSIHRGARCSQLYTLHQAPSLH